One window of Leptospiraceae bacterium genomic DNA carries:
- a CDS encoding DUF262 domain-containing protein has translation MLDGQQRLTSLQKLLKGEILVYFHVEDEVFAVFSSKMKNNPSWVSVKSVLEEPINVWTQIIDRLNIEKTSPLQKTYMERIQNLSQIKDYSFPVLTLHTDDFEEVTESFIRLNSKGTRLKFAELAMARLAFNWPGSLNDEFKIALSQYDKENFDFNPSFIMRCFVVIGTGQSSFKSLDTLWNEKKNELPKIWKDTKEQLILH, from the coding sequence ATACTAGATGGACAGCAAAGATTAACGTCACTTCAAAAATTATTGAAGGGGGAAATCCTAGTTTATTTTCATGTAGAAGATGAGGTATTTGCGGTGTTCAGTAGTAAGATGAAAAATAATCCTTCGTGGGTTTCCGTAAAATCAGTTTTGGAAGAGCCAATAAATGTTTGGACTCAAATTATTGATAGGCTCAATATTGAAAAGACTTCACCACTTCAGAAAACTTATATGGAGCGAATACAAAACTTATCGCAAATTAAAGATTATAGTTTTCCAGTCCTCACCCTGCATACAGATGATTTTGAAGAAGTAACTGAATCTTTTATTCGCTTAAATTCGAAAGGGACAAGATTAAAATTTGCTGAATTAGCTATGGCAAGACTAGCTTTTAATTGGCCTGGCTCTTTGAATGACGAATTTAAAATTGCTCTCTCTCAATACGATAAGGAAAATTTTGATTTTAATCCAAGCTTTATAATGCGATGTTTTGTTGTAATAGGAACTGGCCAAAGTAGCTTCAAATCCTTAGACACGCTTTGGAATGAAAAGAAAAATGAGTTACCAAAAATATGGAAAGATACAAAAGAGCAATTGATATTACATTAA